Proteins encoded in a region of the Maridesulfovibrio bastinii DSM 16055 genome:
- a CDS encoding OsmC family protein, translating to MTNMTVDIEFGEGKKLDAKINGFSVAVEEPVKAGGSGSAPNPVELFLVSLASCAAVYARRFCESRSISTEGFEMKAFCEMDPDKNHIEKVRYQLHLPKDFPEKYKAALLRSVDLCTVKKHLINPPSFELEII from the coding sequence ATGACGAATATGACAGTCGACATTGAATTTGGCGAAGGAAAAAAACTGGACGCTAAAATAAACGGTTTTTCTGTTGCTGTTGAAGAACCTGTAAAAGCAGGTGGAAGCGGCTCTGCTCCCAATCCTGTTGAACTTTTTCTGGTATCACTGGCTTCATGCGCAGCTGTTTATGCCAGAAGATTCTGTGAAAGCAGGTCCATTTCAACTGAAGGGTTCGAAATGAAAGCTTTCTGTGAAATGGATCCAGATAAAAACCATATTGAGAAAGTACGCTACCAGCTCCATCTTCCAAAAGATTTTCCAGAAAAATATAAAGCCGCACTGCTCAGGTCAGTGGACCTCTGCACTGTGAAAAAACATCTTATCAATCCACCTTCTTTCGAACTCGAAATTATTTAA
- a CDS encoding bifunctional adenosylcobinamide kinase/adenosylcobinamide-phosphate guanylyltransferase yields MISLVLGGNKSGKSDYALKLFYGGNGKKCFIATGKAFDMDFRKQILKHREERRTGIHVLESGTDLHQVLVKAREDFDQILVDSLDFWLFSCLYSGCVEEKRGEVIRLVSKWDKGPDIIFVSCEVGLGPIAPTREVRQFVRELGGLNQEVAALADEVYLVAAGLPLTLKK; encoded by the coding sequence ATGATAAGCCTTGTGCTCGGGGGTAATAAGTCCGGCAAGTCTGACTATGCGTTAAAACTTTTTTATGGTGGTAATGGGAAAAAATGTTTTATCGCAACAGGCAAAGCTTTTGATATGGATTTCAGAAAACAGATTCTGAAGCACAGAGAAGAGCGTAGAACCGGGATTCATGTTCTTGAATCAGGTACAGACTTGCATCAGGTTCTGGTTAAGGCTAGAGAAGATTTTGATCAGATACTGGTGGACAGTCTCGATTTTTGGCTTTTTTCCTGCCTGTACAGCGGGTGCGTGGAGGAAAAAAGAGGGGAGGTAATCCGGCTTGTTTCAAAATGGGATAAAGGCCCGGATATAATTTTCGTGTCATGCGAGGTCGGTCTGGGACCGATAGCTCCGACGCGGGAAGTTCGCCAATTCGTGAGAGAGCTCGGAGGGCTCAATCAAGAGGTCGCCGCTTTGGCTGATGAGGTTTACCTTGTCGCAGCAGGCCTGCCGCTGACCCTGAAGAAGTAA
- a CDS encoding acetate--CoA ligase family protein: MEFSIDYEKISESLKQAEADGRNFLYEYETYTLLSDSGAESVPRSSFIIKGSRPSNEELCALPGEKAVLKIVSPTIFHKTELGGVRIVEKQPGKIRSTWRRMMDEVPENYYSLIESGALHCPDKYKGLNGQSLKDAISTDIKGVLLCEFMPPDSNAFGNELLVSLRCTREFGMVITAGLGGTDTELYAKRFRKGLAVVSASTELTNGKDFFRLFKKTIAYEKLSGATRGQQRIISDDQLIECFNSFIMMGNYFSPAGSKSEFILDELEVNPFAFTDYQMVPLDGICRFSRVREIPNSRPFNKISRLLQPESIAIIGASATRMNFGRIILNNVLGKGFPKEKVTLIKKGADMIDGVRCIPDTASLKKAVDLFIVAISAGQVPELANDLIDNKRANSVMLIPGGIGETRESEELAAKLKKRINEAHLDEDGGPVFVGANCLGIRSRSGRYDTIFIPPEKLGKKGSSTLGKRSAFISQSGAFLVTRVSKMSQIDPAYMISIGNQTDLTAGDFMEWCCKQDDLDVIAVYMEGFNDMDGLAFCRAVRKAVIAGKEVVFYKAGRTPEGRGATSGHTASVAGDYMVCESCVKQAGAMVADNFTQFMDLYLLANLFHGKKTYGNSFAAISGAGFEAVGMADNIQGDDFTMRMAEFSESTLERMNDLLKKARLDSLVTAKNPLDINPASNDRMHVEMASIAAADPDVDGIVLSLDAISPAVQSLPAGIRENDSIDSPESIANLMPEFVADCPKPVIAVVDAGRLYDELVQRLEDKGVAVFRSCDRAVSALGKYLDCRIYAENFRCRFC, encoded by the coding sequence ATGGAATTTTCTATTGATTATGAAAAAATATCTGAAAGCCTGAAACAGGCTGAAGCCGATGGCAGAAATTTTCTGTACGAATATGAAACCTACACCCTGCTCTCAGACTCCGGGGCTGAATCCGTTCCACGCTCTTCTTTCATAATCAAAGGAAGCAGGCCTTCAAATGAAGAATTGTGCGCCCTGCCCGGTGAAAAAGCTGTCCTTAAAATTGTTTCGCCGACAATATTCCATAAAACAGAGCTTGGCGGAGTTCGTATTGTCGAAAAGCAGCCCGGAAAAATTCGCTCCACATGGCGGAGAATGATGGATGAAGTTCCTGAAAATTATTACTCACTGATAGAATCCGGGGCTCTGCACTGCCCTGATAAATACAAAGGGCTTAACGGGCAATCACTTAAAGATGCTATTTCAACAGATATAAAAGGAGTTCTGCTGTGTGAATTCATGCCGCCTGATTCCAATGCCTTCGGTAATGAACTGCTGGTCAGCCTCAGATGCACCCGGGAATTCGGAATGGTCATAACCGCAGGTCTTGGAGGAACAGACACTGAACTCTACGCTAAAAGATTCCGCAAAGGACTGGCCGTTGTCTCCGCCTCCACTGAACTCACTAACGGAAAAGACTTTTTCAGACTGTTTAAAAAAACAATTGCCTATGAAAAACTATCCGGTGCAACCAGAGGACAGCAGCGGATAATCTCCGATGATCAGCTCATCGAATGTTTCAATTCATTTATTATGATGGGGAATTATTTTTCCCCTGCAGGCAGTAAATCTGAATTCATTCTTGATGAACTTGAAGTGAACCCCTTTGCTTTTACTGATTATCAGATGGTTCCACTGGATGGTATCTGCCGCTTTTCAAGAGTCCGTGAAATTCCCAACAGCAGACCTTTCAATAAAATCAGCCGCCTTCTGCAACCGGAATCAATTGCCATTATCGGAGCATCTGCCACCCGCATGAATTTCGGCAGAATTATTCTCAACAATGTTCTCGGCAAAGGATTTCCAAAAGAAAAAGTTACCCTGATCAAAAAAGGTGCGGATATGATCGACGGGGTCAGATGCATCCCGGATACAGCATCTCTTAAAAAAGCTGTCGACCTTTTCATAGTCGCAATATCTGCAGGACAGGTTCCTGAACTGGCCAATGATCTGATTGATAATAAACGGGCGAATTCAGTAATGCTGATTCCCGGAGGAATTGGAGAAACCCGCGAGAGCGAAGAACTGGCCGCAAAACTAAAAAAACGTATCAACGAAGCGCATCTTGATGAAGACGGTGGTCCGGTTTTTGTGGGAGCCAATTGCCTCGGCATACGCTCAAGATCAGGCAGATACGACACAATTTTCATACCTCCCGAAAAGCTGGGCAAAAAGGGCAGCTCCACACTTGGTAAAAGATCGGCTTTTATCAGTCAGAGCGGCGCTTTCCTTGTGACCAGAGTAAGTAAAATGTCCCAGATTGATCCTGCCTATATGATTTCAATAGGCAACCAGACAGATCTTACTGCCGGAGATTTTATGGAATGGTGCTGCAAACAGGATGATCTGGATGTCATTGCCGTATATATGGAAGGCTTTAATGATATGGATGGTCTGGCCTTTTGCAGAGCTGTGCGCAAAGCGGTTATAGCCGGAAAAGAAGTTGTCTTTTATAAGGCCGGCAGAACACCTGAAGGACGCGGAGCAACATCCGGACATACCGCATCCGTAGCCGGGGATTACATGGTCTGCGAATCATGTGTAAAGCAGGCCGGGGCAATGGTTGCCGATAACTTCACCCAGTTTATGGACCTCTACCTTCTGGCCAACCTTTTTCACGGTAAAAAAACATACGGCAACAGCTTTGCGGCAATCAGCGGAGCCGGTTTTGAAGCTGTGGGCATGGCTGACAACATTCAGGGTGATGACTTTACAATGCGTATGGCTGAATTCAGTGAATCCACCCTTGAACGCATGAATGATCTGCTGAAAAAAGCCCGCCTCGATTCTCTTGTAACAGCTAAAAACCCGCTCGATATCAATCCTGCTTCAAACGACCGCATGCATGTGGAAATGGCTTCAATTGCTGCGGCTGATCCTGATGTAGATGGCATTGTACTGAGCCTTGATGCGATTTCACCAGCCGTGCAGTCTCTCCCGGCAGGTATAAGGGAAAATGATTCCATTGATTCTCCTGAAAGTATTGCCAATCTCATGCCTGAGTTTGTTGCAGATTGTCCAAAACCGGTAATTGCAGTTGTGGATGCAGGAAGACTTTATGACGAACTTGTTCAACGTCTTGAAGACAAGGGAGTTGCTGTATTCAGGTCTTGTGACAGGGCTGTTTCCGCACTTGGAAAATATCTGGACTGCCGTATTTATGCAGAGAATTTCAGATGCAGATTCTGCTAA
- a CDS encoding tRNA-binding protein, whose translation MKEISWEEFEQIEIRTGTIIKVEDFPEARKPAYKVWADFGPDFGVRKSSAQITKLYTKEELVGKQIVAVLNFPAKQIGPIKSEFLLTGFAGDDNEVILAVPERPVRNGSKLV comes from the coding sequence ATGAAAGAAATTTCCTGGGAAGAATTTGAACAGATAGAGATAAGAACCGGAACAATAATCAAAGTTGAAGATTTTCCCGAAGCGCGTAAGCCAGCGTATAAGGTCTGGGCTGATTTCGGCCCTGATTTTGGTGTTCGTAAATCAAGCGCCCAGATTACAAAGCTGTATACCAAAGAAGAGCTTGTAGGTAAGCAGATAGTTGCCGTCCTAAATTTCCCCGCTAAACAGATCGGTCCTATAAAGTCTGAATTTTTGCTCACCGGTTTCGCTGGTGACGACAATGAAGTTATACTTGCCGTCCCGGAGCGTCCTGTCAGGAACGGATCAAAACTGGTTTAA
- the cbiR gene encoding cobamide remodeling phosphodiesterase CbiR yields the protein MPEYIKEADSDCCENRIGKFSPCSKYSDWNFSDIFSFIERIDFKFAAPSWVIPGTILKNCEYLSGRIEEVCLLFFETESCLKYGAADLPDELRNKDLSYHTHLPLDLDWCNPVTEIFSIIKKLVNKVAFLDPAAHVLHPPVDSDLCRKVLPELSSLMKQSGMNGSFFLLENIKGNDLCDIVDVIDECGFGICFDLGHYLSYSQDGLTDIPDLWDHVKMVHLNAPGEDSRHESLDMLDEKGVAVLDEVLGNVRPGTVFTIEVFEERGFVDSLYFLADRFRKNGGCK from the coding sequence ATGCCTGAATACATAAAAGAAGCAGACTCAGATTGTTGTGAAAACCGTATCGGGAAGTTCTCTCCCTGTTCGAAATATTCCGACTGGAATTTTTCGGATATTTTTTCTTTTATTGAGAGAATTGATTTTAAATTTGCGGCTCCATCATGGGTCATTCCGGGTACTATCCTCAAAAATTGTGAATATCTTTCCGGTCGGATAGAAGAAGTCTGTCTGTTATTTTTTGAAACGGAAAGTTGCCTGAAATATGGAGCTGCTGATCTGCCTGACGAGCTGAGAAATAAAGATCTTTCTTATCATACCCATCTGCCGCTTGATCTTGATTGGTGCAATCCTGTTACAGAAATTTTCTCCATTATCAAAAAGCTTGTGAACAAAGTGGCATTTCTTGACCCCGCGGCTCATGTACTGCACCCTCCTGTAGATTCTGATTTATGCCGCAAAGTTCTGCCCGAACTTTCATCTTTGATGAAACAGTCCGGAATGAATGGTTCTTTTTTTTTGCTGGAGAATATTAAAGGCAATGACCTTTGTGATATAGTAGATGTTATTGATGAATGCGGATTTGGTATATGTTTCGATCTGGGGCATTATCTTTCTTATTCTCAGGATGGTCTGACGGACATTCCTGATTTGTGGGATCATGTCAAAATGGTTCATCTTAATGCTCCCGGAGAAGATTCCAGACATGAAAGTCTGGATATGCTTGACGAAAAAGGTGTGGCTGTTCTTGATGAAGTTCTCGGAAATGTGCGTCCGGGCACGGTGTTTACCATTGAGGTTTTTGAGGAACGCGGATTTGTTGATTCTCTTTATTTTCTTGCGGACCGCTTTCGCAAAAACGGAGGTTGTAAATGA
- a CDS encoding UvrD-helicase domain-containing protein, giving the protein MERFIADLHIHSRFSRATSKALTPRLLAAWARIKGIDVIGTGDFTHPEWLSELEEQLVDDGSGLFVLKESEKLHEEIDWLQEPVSGQTRFMIQGEISSIYKKMGKVRKVHNLVYMPDFEAARKFNEKLGAVGNLKSDGRPILGLDSHDLLEMVLETDERAFLIPAHIWTPWFSLFGSKSGFDTVEECFGDLSSEIFAMETGLSSDPEMNWLISALDRYKMVSNSDAHSGEKLGREANIFQGDMSYEGIFRALRGEGLGHKLIGTIEFFPEEGKYHMDGHRKCKVVLDPHESRARGGICPVCGKPLTRGVYSRILELADREEPVQPKGQPGFTSLIPLKELISEVVGTGPNTKKVLGVYSRLVTEFGSEFSVLRDIPLEEIKKVNSWLADGIGRMREGRVTRNSGFDGQYGVISVFNAQERDEIQNGARLVVVRRNPEDINSGESIAEVRKVLNSQEPEPEPEEVVFNAAQQKAIEAGPEPVLVIAGPGTGKTQTLMGRIEHLLKRGTRARRILAVTFTRKAAGEMSERMKAQLGESEIMPRADTLHALAFDYWVQVFDQTPTLMNEESAFKVFSRANPDLSAAKLKTFWSSLNLGRETLEKLPDFLVDCLKNYTEQKDKWNLVDYTDLLEFWLESLRSEGYIRTYTNILVDEVQDLSPLQLEVIKLLSGADGEGFFAIGDPDQSIYGFRGAAGNVEDNLKSYWENLNVVTLENNYRSAQDVLDISASVLENGPELKACKNYESEIHLFDAPDGTREASWIAEKLKALLGATSHSLADNGEQGLLAPGDIAVLVRFRALAGQIEAVLKRQGIPCSVPEAEAFWNEPRVKILIAAACRMLGLADEQDEDIPDLPEKILAQGPIGLSAYLSEMPPFDHLFWESRAFKALVKGYKEHSGWSGLINWIHIQSDLDQIRGKAEKVQIMTMHGAKGLEFDAVFIPAIEEGVIPFAGTDVLTGKISGDSGSGLYDSNEERRLLYVAATRARKYLYLSYARKRNLYGRELRLPPSRFLKNLPEEVIKKSAMVARKVQKEKEISLLDVF; this is encoded by the coding sequence ATGGAAAGATTTATCGCTGATCTTCACATTCATTCCCGTTTTTCAAGAGCTACCAGTAAAGCTTTAACTCCACGCCTTCTGGCTGCCTGGGCCAGAATTAAAGGTATTGATGTAATCGGTACGGGTGATTTTACCCATCCAGAATGGCTAAGTGAACTTGAAGAGCAGCTTGTTGATGACGGTTCGGGGCTTTTTGTCCTTAAGGAATCGGAAAAGCTTCATGAAGAAATAGACTGGTTGCAGGAGCCTGTCTCGGGTCAGACGAGATTCATGATTCAGGGAGAGATCAGTTCCATCTATAAAAAAATGGGTAAAGTCAGGAAGGTCCATAACCTTGTTTATATGCCTGACTTTGAAGCTGCCAGAAAATTTAATGAAAAGCTCGGAGCTGTCGGCAATCTTAAATCAGACGGCCGCCCTATACTGGGACTTGATAGTCATGATCTTCTTGAAATGGTCCTTGAAACAGATGAACGGGCTTTTCTTATCCCTGCTCATATCTGGACTCCGTGGTTTTCACTTTTCGGTTCCAAATCAGGATTTGATACTGTCGAAGAGTGCTTTGGGGATTTATCGTCAGAAATTTTTGCGATGGAAACAGGGCTTTCTTCAGATCCGGAGATGAACTGGCTTATTTCCGCATTGGACCGTTATAAAATGGTCTCCAATTCTGATGCCCACTCAGGAGAGAAACTTGGGCGGGAAGCCAATATTTTCCAGGGTGATATGTCTTATGAGGGAATTTTCCGCGCCTTGAGAGGTGAGGGTCTTGGTCATAAACTTATTGGCACTATTGAATTTTTTCCTGAAGAAGGAAAATACCACATGGACGGGCATCGTAAATGTAAAGTTGTTCTTGATCCGCATGAGTCGAGGGCAAGAGGCGGAATATGCCCGGTGTGCGGTAAACCTCTGACCAGAGGGGTTTATTCACGTATCCTTGAACTGGCTGACCGTGAGGAACCTGTTCAGCCTAAAGGACAGCCCGGTTTCACTTCACTTATCCCTCTTAAAGAGCTTATTTCCGAAGTTGTCGGAACAGGTCCCAATACCAAGAAAGTCCTTGGAGTTTATTCCAGACTTGTAACTGAATTCGGATCAGAATTTTCTGTTTTAAGAGATATTCCGCTGGAAGAGATTAAGAAGGTTAACAGCTGGCTTGCTGATGGCATAGGCCGAATGCGTGAAGGGCGGGTCACCAGAAATTCAGGTTTTGACGGTCAATACGGGGTTATTTCTGTTTTTAACGCGCAGGAGCGTGATGAAATTCAAAACGGAGCCAGACTGGTTGTGGTCCGCAGAAATCCTGAAGATATAAATTCAGGTGAAAGCATTGCCGAAGTCCGCAAGGTTTTGAATTCACAGGAACCGGAGCCGGAACCTGAAGAGGTTGTCTTTAATGCTGCCCAGCAGAAGGCCATTGAAGCCGGGCCTGAACCGGTGCTTGTTATCGCCGGTCCAGGAACTGGAAAAACTCAGACTCTGATGGGACGTATTGAACATCTTCTCAAAAGAGGAACAAGGGCAAGGCGCATATTAGCTGTTACATTTACCAGAAAAGCTGCCGGGGAGATGTCTGAGCGCATGAAAGCCCAGCTCGGCGAAAGTGAAATTATGCCGCGGGCTGATACCTTACATGCTCTTGCATTTGATTACTGGGTGCAGGTATTTGATCAGACTCCGACATTGATGAACGAAGAATCCGCTTTTAAAGTTTTTTCCCGTGCAAATCCTGATCTATCAGCAGCTAAACTTAAAACTTTCTGGAGCAGTCTCAATCTCGGCAGGGAGACTCTTGAAAAGCTTCCTGATTTTCTGGTCGACTGCCTTAAAAATTATACAGAGCAGAAGGACAAGTGGAATCTGGTTGATTATACAGACCTGCTGGAATTCTGGCTCGAAAGTCTGCGCTCCGAGGGGTATATACGGACCTACACCAATATTCTGGTTGATGAAGTGCAGGATCTTTCTCCTTTACAGCTGGAAGTTATTAAATTGCTGTCCGGTGCTGATGGCGAAGGATTTTTTGCTATCGGTGATCCTGATCAGTCTATTTACGGCTTCAGGGGAGCAGCAGGAAATGTTGAGGACAACCTTAAGTCATACTGGGAAAATCTGAATGTGGTAACTCTGGAAAATAATTATCGCTCGGCTCAGGATGTCCTTGATATCTCAGCGTCTGTTCTTGAAAACGGCCCGGAGCTTAAAGCCTGTAAAAATTATGAATCTGAGATTCATCTTTTTGATGCACCGGATGGAACCCGTGAAGCCTCATGGATAGCTGAAAAGCTCAAAGCTCTGCTCGGAGCTACGAGCCACAGTCTGGCTGATAACGGTGAGCAGGGTCTGCTGGCTCCGGGGGATATCGCTGTTCTGGTCCGTTTTCGTGCTCTTGCCGGACAGATTGAAGCTGTGCTTAAGCGGCAGGGTATTCCCTGCTCAGTTCCCGAGGCCGAAGCTTTCTGGAATGAACCAAGAGTAAAAATACTCATCGCGGCTGCATGTAGAATGCTCGGACTTGCTGACGAGCAGGACGAAGACATTCCAGATCTTCCTGAAAAAATATTAGCACAGGGACCGATAGGACTGTCTGCCTATTTGAGTGAAATGCCTCCCTTTGACCACCTCTTCTGGGAAAGCAGGGCTTTTAAAGCTCTGGTTAAAGGGTACAAGGAACATTCCGGCTGGTCCGGGCTTATAAACTGGATTCATATTCAGAGCGATCTTGACCAGATACGTGGAAAAGCTGAAAAAGTTCAGATCATGACTATGCATGGAGCTAAAGGTCTTGAGTTTGACGCGGTATTTATCCCGGCTATTGAGGAAGGTGTTATTCCGTTTGCCGGAACAGATGTTCTTACCGGTAAAATTTCAGGTGACAGCGGGTCCGGGCTTTATGACAGCAACGAGGAACGCAGGCTGCTTTATGTGGCTGCGACCAGAGCCCGCAAATATCTTTATTTAAGCTATGCCCGTAAAAGAAATCTTTACGGCAGGGAATTACGTCTCCCACCTTCAAGGTTCCTTAAAAATCTTCCGGAAGAGGTCATAAAAAAATCAGCAATGGTGGCCCGCAAGGTTCAAAAGGAGAAGGAGATAAGTCTGCTTGACGTATTCTAG
- a CDS encoding TOBE domain-containing protein translates to MEVSARNLIPGTVKSVNIGMVNAEVVIEAAPGVEIVSVITKDSVERMGLKEGSTVKAMVKATSVMVVTD, encoded by the coding sequence ATGGAAGTAAGCGCAAGAAATCTTATTCCCGGCACTGTAAAAAGTGTAAACATCGGCATGGTCAACGCTGAAGTTGTTATTGAAGCAGCTCCCGGCGTAGAAATTGTTTCTGTAATCACTAAAGATTCAGTTGAAAGAATGGGCCTGAAAGAAGGCTCAACCGTTAAGGCTATGGTTAAAGCTACCAGCGTTATGGTAGTAACCGATTAG
- a CDS encoding cupin domain-containing protein, with protein sequence MNINETATLFSNGTIEFEGQSKSCCDLPWNQHPAFKGVALKNLLSAAETDGGLSSHIVKIEPGCTLEEHIHEAQWELHEVISGQGTANLSGKKMNYSTGRMTVIPKGCLHSVTAGENGLVILAKFFPGAS encoded by the coding sequence ATGAATATTAATGAAACCGCAACCTTATTTTCCAATGGAACAATCGAATTTGAAGGTCAAAGCAAAAGCTGCTGTGATCTGCCATGGAATCAGCATCCCGCCTTCAAAGGAGTTGCATTAAAAAACCTGCTCAGCGCAGCAGAAACCGATGGCGGACTCAGCTCGCATATAGTAAAAATCGAGCCGGGATGTACTCTGGAAGAACATATTCACGAAGCCCAGTGGGAACTGCATGAAGTTATAAGCGGTCAGGGAACAGCAAATCTCTCCGGAAAGAAAATGAATTATTCCACTGGCAGAATGACTGTAATCCCCAAGGGATGTCTGCACAGTGTGACCGCTGGTGAAAACGGGCTGGTAATTCTGGCTAAATTTTTCCCCGGAGCTTCTTAA
- a CDS encoding AraC family transcriptional regulator, which yields MTGKPDEAIKFFNLSGSIKGSALHGTDILNSFPRHSHSCYVFLRVDSGTRSISSNGKKLNCHSGQMLFINPNLTHRTASCPETVNSSHSYRAICIAPEVLRSIAEQISDTHEELPGFELTPIYNESLEKDFNNFFQVLETEGVCLSSDAALNTFLSKALLLACGNPPVPAPSGMQSEALLRTKKYLEENYIEKITLSELSAVACLSPFHLQRLYVENFGTSPQEYLIKFRVEQSIRLLKEGCTPAEAAMQTGFSDQSHFSRHFKKNIGISPGKFIHINFE from the coding sequence ATGACTGGAAAACCTGATGAGGCTATAAAATTTTTTAACCTGAGCGGAAGCATAAAAGGTTCAGCATTGCACGGAACTGATATTCTCAACAGTTTTCCACGTCATTCCCATTCCTGCTATGTTTTTTTGCGCGTTGACAGTGGTACAAGATCAATCTCCTCAAATGGAAAAAAATTAAACTGTCATTCAGGGCAAATGCTGTTTATAAACCCCAATCTGACCCACCGCACCGCCTCATGCCCTGAAACCGTAAACAGCTCCCACTCATACCGTGCAATATGCATTGCTCCAGAAGTGCTGAGAAGCATTGCCGAGCAGATATCCGACACTCATGAGGAACTGCCGGGATTCGAACTGACTCCTATTTATAATGAATCTCTGGAAAAAGACTTCAATAATTTTTTTCAGGTTCTTGAAACTGAAGGAGTTTGTCTTAGTTCAGACGCCGCTTTAAACACTTTTTTAAGTAAAGCCCTCCTTCTGGCCTGTGGAAACCCACCTGTTCCGGCTCCTTCTGGGATGCAGAGTGAAGCCCTTTTGAGAACAAAAAAATATCTGGAAGAAAATTATATCGAAAAAATTACTTTGAGCGAGCTCTCGGCTGTCGCCTGTCTCAGCCCTTTCCATCTCCAGCGGCTTTATGTTGAAAATTTCGGAACATCTCCGCAGGAGTATCTCATAAAATTTCGTGTGGAACAGTCGATCAGGCTTTTAAAGGAAGGTTGTACACCGGCCGAAGCTGCAATGCAGACAGGATTTTCTGATCAAAGCCATTTTTCAAGACACTTCAAAAAAAATATCGGTATCTCTCCGGGTAAATTTATACATATCAACTTCGAATAG
- a CDS encoding GNAT family N-acetyltransferase codes for MKISYSWTKDFNTADLESLYLSVGWESGKFPEKLKKALFNSHRVYSAWHDNKLVGLMNSITDTAMTAYFQYLLVRPDYQGKGIGKALTRKMLEVYADIPRKVLISMEDKVNFYTSCGFVQHTDKSPMFLSSL; via the coding sequence ATGAAAATAAGCTACAGCTGGACTAAAGATTTCAATACGGCAGACCTTGAATCCCTGTACCTGTCCGTTGGCTGGGAATCAGGAAAATTTCCGGAAAAGCTGAAAAAGGCTCTTTTTAACTCACATCGTGTTTATTCGGCATGGCACGATAATAAACTTGTAGGATTGATGAATTCAATTACCGACACTGCCATGACGGCCTATTTTCAATACCTCCTTGTCAGGCCTGATTATCAGGGAAAGGGTATCGGCAAAGCCCTGACCCGAAAAATGCTGGAGGTTTATGCTGACATACCGCGTAAGGTTTTGATTTCCATGGAAGACAAAGTCAATTTTTATACTTCATGCGGCTTTGTTCAGCATACAGACAAATCACCAATGTTTCTCAGTTCCTTATAA
- a CDS encoding YkgJ family cysteine cluster protein, with translation MSLLNEILYPLRRWMLRRRGLKVVVRGSCNMCGSCCRRICLYVDGKWVKSKRQIKKMYEEHPELRMFKVTGTKIDGLPEFYCENLNENGMCKDHENRPDLCRNYPTPDIFLQYGVLADSCGYRMGTEKDFEKILDNAIRGKNNKKITRK, from the coding sequence ATGTCGCTACTTAATGAGATACTTTATCCTCTTCGCCGATGGATGCTCAGGCGCAGAGGCTTAAAAGTGGTTGTTCGAGGCTCCTGCAATATGTGCGGATCATGCTGCAGAAGAATATGCCTCTATGTGGACGGTAAGTGGGTAAAATCCAAGCGTCAGATAAAAAAAATGTATGAAGAACATCCCGAACTGAGAATGTTCAAAGTTACAGGAACAAAAATCGACGGGCTGCCGGAATTTTACTGCGAAAATCTGAATGAAAACGGTATGTGTAAAGATCACGAAAACAGGCCTGATCTTTGCCGCAATTACCCTACACCGGATATATTTCTTCAATACGGAGTCCTAGCGGATTCCTGCGGGTATAGGATGGGCACTGAAAAGGATTTTGAAAAAATTCTCGACAATGCCATCAGAGGGAAAAATAATAAAAAGATTACCAGAAAGTAA
- a CDS encoding IscA/HesB family protein, which translates to MIELTDSAKEVLDQHFEGKEKEPIRIFVTSGCGGARLAMGLDTAKEEDEKFDVNGYEFVVDKELYEQAKPLKVDLTPIGIDISSSLVFEHTEGSCGSCCGGCGE; encoded by the coding sequence ATGATTGAACTTACAGATAGTGCAAAAGAGGTTCTGGACCAGCATTTTGAAGGAAAGGAAAAAGAACCTATCCGTATCTTCGTTACTTCCGGTTGCGGTGGTGCAAGACTCGCAATGGGACTTGATACAGCTAAGGAAGAAGATGAGAAATTTGATGTTAACGGTTATGAGTTTGTTGTTGATAAAGAACTTTACGAGCAGGCAAAACCTCTCAAAGTAGACCTCACACCCATTGGAATTGACATTTCATCTTCTCTCGTTTTCGAGCACACCGAAGGCAGTTGCGGAAGCTGCTGCGGCGGTTGCGGAGAATAG